A region from the Arachis ipaensis cultivar K30076 chromosome B01, Araip1.1, whole genome shotgun sequence genome encodes:
- the LOC107617423 gene encoding uncharacterized protein LOC107617423 has product MMRNQKERKLMRFMKAPFRLLIKARDMYVQGMTDCSASSHFAYVDAAMGCPTGQLCPLPRSFSVTSSARSSASDDHDLIMAAASLRRQERSGNGNMNEHSVVGRLGTRKVLRRCSMTIGRIDEDEACDFSGEDLEVKQRVFPRSTSYAAWRGRAVGIF; this is encoded by the coding sequence ATGATGAGAAACCAAAAAGAGAGAAAACTCATGAGGTTCATGAAGGCACCCTTCAGGTTGCTAATCAAGGCAAGGGACATGTACGTACAAGGCATGACCGATTGCTCCGCCAGCAGCCACTTCGCCTACGTGGACGCAGCCATGGGGTGCCCTACCGGCCAGCTCTGCCCTCTTCCTAGAAGCTTCAGTGTTACTTCATCGGCCCGGTCGAGCGCCAGTGATGACCACGATCTCATCATGGCTGCTGCTTCCCTTAGGAGACAAGAACGCAGCGGTAATGGCAATATGAATGAACACAGTGTTGTTGGGCGTTTAGGGACCAGGAAAGTACTTCGCCGTTGTAGCATGACGATTGGACGGATTGATGAGGACGAGGCGTGTGACTTTTCCGGAGAAGATTTGGAGGTCAAGCAGCGTGTCTTTCCCCGAAGCACAAGTTATGCTGCTTGGAGAGGAAGGGCCGTAGGGATCTTCTAA